A segment of the Aromatoleum aromaticum EbN1 genome:
GTGCTGGTGCGCCGCGCTGCCGCCGATGGAGGCGATTCCGGACGCGGGGACCGGATGCTACTGTCCGAACTGCCTGAAAACCTTGCTGCTTGCCGCGCGCGAAAGGCCTGAAGTGCGCTAAACCGGAATATCCGGTTGCCGCCCGGCGATGTGCGGCAGCATCAGGATCGCGTCGCGGTTGGTCCACGACGATGCTTTCCCGGCGGCTTCTTCGAGCGGCAGCCACAGCTGCAGCCGGTGTTCGGCGGGCGCCAGCCTGACCGGTCGCGGTGCGGGAACGCAGAGACTGAACACGTGTTCGGTGTTGTGCGTGACGTCCGGCGCGTATCGCGCGCGCCAGTCCTCGATGATTTCGAAGCGGTTCGTGTGGTGCCAGTCACGCAGCTGGCCCGCGGACACTGCGAGGCCGGTTTCCTCGTTCACTTCCCGTATCGCGGCCTGCAGCGGCGATTCGTCCGCTTCGAGGCTGCCGGTCACCGATTGCCAGAAGCCGGCGGGAACCACCCGTTCGAGCAGCAGCACCTGGAGCGTCGTAGTGTGGATGACAACGAGGACCGAGATCGGCCGCTTGTACGGCAGTTCCGCCATCACAGGGTGCGAAGGTGCACGATGCCGTTTGCGGTGAGCCCGACGAAAATCCACAGCGGGATGCCCTCCGCCGCCTGTTCGCGCGCAGCTTCGTCGAAAGTTTCCAGGGCGGTGATGAAGTCGGCTTCGGCGGCGATGCGGAAATGCTCCGCATGTTCGAGGATGATCACGTAGCCGTCTGCCGGGAGCCACGCCATGTCGGCAAGGCAGTCGGCAAGCGCGTCCCAGTTGTGCCCGAACCAGTCCGGAAACTCGAGGCCAGCCGCGACCCGGGCGAGAAAATCCCCCTTGTCCGCGCAATCGGAGAGATCGACCCGCAATACCGGAAAATCAAGCTCGTGCGCGGCGCGGGTGATTGCCTCGACACTACGCTGCGGCAGGTGGTAAACGCCGGCGCGGTCGGGATGCTGCAGGACGGATACGAGTTCGTTTTCGGGGATCATGGCCGACGCTCGATTCGCCGGAAACTGCGGTAATGGTCGTCCGTATAGTAGAA
Coding sequences within it:
- the nudB gene encoding dihydroneopterin triphosphate diphosphatase; translation: MAELPYKRPISVLVVIHTTTLQVLLLERVVPAGFWQSVTGSLEADESPLQAAIREVNEETGLAVSAGQLRDWHHTNRFEIIEDWRARYAPDVTHNTEHVFSLCVPAPRPVRLAPAEHRLQLWLPLEEAAGKASSWTNRDAILMLPHIAGRQPDIPV
- a CDS encoding cysteine-rich CWC family protein is translated as MSDITGNTIGNDVATNNCPRCGAAFTCGMEAGSPTCWCAALPPMEAIPDAGTGCYCPNCLKTLLLAARERPEVR
- a CDS encoding barstar family protein translates to MIPENELVSVLQHPDRAGVYHLPQRSVEAITRAAHELDFPVLRVDLSDCADKGDFLARVAAGLEFPDWFGHNWDALADCLADMAWLPADGYVIILEHAEHFRIAAEADFITALETFDEAAREQAAEGIPLWIFVGLTANGIVHLRTL